TGCCATCCGTACCTACTCAATTCATATCAACCAGTTTTGATACTTCCTTATTCGGTGCATTTGCATCTGGATTTGGCCAAATATTCAGTAACATTCCTGACTTAATTTTAATCTTATTCTCCTTACTTTTCGTTACTTTCTTTGATACTACTGGAACTTTAATTCCTTTAGCAAATCAATGTGGTTTTGTAGATGAAAAAGGAGAAGCTGACGGAATCGACAGAGCTTTCCTCGGTGACGCAATCAGTGGAATTATTGGTGCTATCTTAGGTACCAGTACTTTAACCGCATACGTAGAAAGTGCAACCGGTATCGGTCTTGGTGGTAGAACTGGTTTAACCGCTATTGTAACCGGTATTTTATTCTTAGTTTCACTTATCTTTGCTCCTACCGTATTAGCATTATTCACTTCATCTGTAACTGCAGCTGCTTTAGTAATTGTAGGTATCTTAATGATGGTACAATTAAAAGAAGTTGACTGGGATGACATGGTTGTTGTTTCCTCTGTATTCATGACCATTATAATGATGCTTTTAACCTACTCTATTTCCTTAGGTATTGCATTTGGTTTTGTAACCTACGCAATCACAAGTATTGCTGCTGGTAAAGCAAAAGAGTTAAATTGGTTAGTTTGGGTAATGGTTCTTGTATTTGTCATTTACCTTTTCTTCGGACTTTAGATTTAGTGTTTAAATTTTTAAACACTAACTTTTCTTTTTTTAAAATATTTCAAAAAATACAATATTGATTTGTATCATTTATTTTAAAATAATGCTTAATTAAATCAATACTTAGCATATTAACTTCAATTAAAATAATTAAACTTTTAATAATTTGAAGTTAAATAATAAAATTAGGTAATAAAAGCTACTTATGGGTAGATTTAATAGTTAAAAAAATAAGATTTGTGGGAAAAATCAAATTAGTCTTTTCCCAAATTTTGTAAAACATCACCGCTTATTCTATATACTGTCCAATCATCCATTGGCTCAGCACCTAAAGACAGATAAAAGTCAATACTTGGTTTGTTCCAGTCAAGACACCACCATTCTAATCTTCCACATCCTCTCTCAACAGCAATCTGTGCAAGTTTTTTAATTAAACCTTTACCATATCCTTTTCCACGGTACTGCGGTTTTACAAATAAGTCTTCAAGATAAATTCCACCTCGGCCTAAAAATGTTGAGAAGTTATGGAAGAATAGTGCAAATCCAACTTCAACATCATCTTCAAGAACAAATATGACTTCTGCAACCTTTTTATCAAAAAGCCATTCGTTTAATAGCTCTTCTGTTGCAACAACCTCATCAAGCATTTCCTCATATTCTGCCAATTGTTTTATGAAATCTAAAATCAAAGAACAATCCTGTTTTGTAGCAAATCTATACTCAGCCATGTTAACACCTAGAATTTATAGTGAATATTATGGAGTTTATATAAGCATACTGAACTGCTTGAAGGGAATGCATAAATCATATCATCAAGTTCTTCCAAGGTTATTTTCTTATTTATGATAAATGCAAACATATTAGCCACATTTTCCGCATCTGCAGCATATATTTCAGCACCAACAATGTTTAAATCCTTATCAACAATTACTTTTGCCTCAGCAGTAGGATCGTTTTTAAGTTCAAGAGAATATGATTTACCGTATTTGATTGTGTGAACATCATAATCATCACTTTCATATCCAACATAAGCAGGAACACCGACAGTTGCAATTCTTGGTATAGTGTATGCTACCGCAGGAACAACAGGATATTTGATTTCATCAGCCTCTCCAAGTAACTCTTTTGCGAGGTATTTTGAGTGATGTATTGCAACAGTTACTAATTTTGCAATTCCAGTATCAGCAACATCTCCTGAGGCATAGATATTAGGAACTTCTGTTTGTAAATGTCCATTTACTTTAATTCCGTTTTTAGTGTATGTTAAGCCAACATTTTCAAGACCAATATCTTCTACGTTAGCTTCTCTTCCCATAGCTGCAACTACATAATCTCCAGTGATGCTTTTTCCACTTTTCAAAATAACTTTAAATCCATTTTCATATGCTTTATTGTCAATTTTAGCTTGTGGATCTCTTAAAAATTCATCACTGTTCATTGAGTTTTCAACATTTGAAACTTTAGCTGTTGGATTATTAA
This Methanobacteriaceae archaeon DNA region includes the following protein-coding sequences:
- a CDS encoding NCS2 family permease, translated to MLDNFFKFSENNTDVKTEIIAGITTFLAMSYILGVNPGMLAEGGMPATGVFFATALASGISCIIMGLISKYPVGLAPGMGMNALFTYTIILGMGNTWEAALAAVFISSIIFLIITISGVREAILNAIPHNLKLAIGAGIGFFLAFIGLKGAGIIVDDPSTLIALGSLFSAPALLALIGIAITLVLYVKKVPAAVFIGLVVTAVIGLIFTLCGFGVGDMAMPSVPTQFISTSFDTSLFGAFASGFGQIFSNIPDLILILFSLLFVTFFDTTGTLIPLANQCGFVDEKGEADGIDRAFLGDAISGIIGAILGTSTLTAYVESATGIGLGGRTGLTAIVTGILFLVSLIFAPTVLALFTSSVTAAALVIVGILMMVQLKEVDWDDMVVVSSVFMTIIMMLLTYSISLGIAFGFVTYAITSIAAGKAKELNWLVWVMVLVFVIYLFFGL
- a CDS encoding GNAT family N-acetyltransferase; translated protein: MAEYRFATKQDCSLILDFIKQLAEYEEMLDEVVATEELLNEWLFDKKVAEVIFVLEDDVEVGFALFFHNFSTFLGRGGIYLEDLFVKPQYRGKGYGKGLIKKLAQIAVERGCGRLEWWCLDWNKPSIDFYLSLGAEPMDDWTVYRISGDVLQNLGKD
- a CDS encoding NAD(P)/FAD-dependent oxidoreductase; translation: MDYDIIYIGSGNAAWQGGRFLRKAGLKILIVEESLFGGACANRGCNSKALLDAPYEIKALADNFKDVGISGNIEVNWPDLMKLKQQRIAGMSKFLNGKFKEYDLDVAHGKGVIIDEHTVQVNDKQYTTEKIVICTGLKPVIPDIPGKEYLHDSTDYLDIAELPKHAVIIGAGFVGMEFASILAEAGHEADVIIRGDMALKYFHQPYVQRVIEILEKKNIRFHFNETVTEVIKDDSVVINNPTAKVSNVENSMNSDEFLRDPQAKIDNKAYENGFKVILKSGKSITGDYVVAAMGREANVEDIGLENVGLTYTKNGIKVNGHLQTEVPNIYASGDVADTGIAKLVTVAIHHSKYLAKELLGEADEIKYPVVPAVAYTIPRIATVGVPAYVGYESDDYDVHTIKYGKSYSLELKNDPTAEAKVIVDKDLNIVGAEIYAADAENVANMFAFIINKKITLEELDDMIYAFPSSSSVCLYKLHNIHYKF